A stretch of Gadus macrocephalus chromosome 17, ASM3116895v1 DNA encodes these proteins:
- the LOC132445610 gene encoding LOW QUALITY PROTEIN: basic proline-rich protein-like (The sequence of the model RefSeq protein was modified relative to this genomic sequence to represent the inferred CDS: inserted 6 bases in 4 codons; deleted 3 bases in 2 codons) — STTPTSPPPPPPSPPPPPPXSPPPPSPPPPPPPPPSPPPPSPPPPPTFSPPPPSPPPPPPPSPPPPPPSPPPPPPSPPPPSPPPPPPSPPPPPPXSPPPPSPPPPPPSPPPPPPSPPPPPPSPPPPPPSTTTPTFSPPPPSPPPPPPSPPPPPPSPPPPPSPPPPPPPHHHPPPPPPPPPPPPPPPPSPPPPPSSTNPPPPPPPPPPPPPSPPPPPSSTTTTTSPILHHHHPHHPHLHHHHPPPPPPPPPPPPPPPPPPPPPPPPPPSPPPPPPPPPPPPPPSPPPPPPPPPSPPPPXPPPPPPPPPPPPPPSPPPPXPPPPPPPPSPPPPPPPPPSPPPP, encoded by the exons tccaccacccccacctcaccaccaccacccccaccttcaccaccaccacccccac tctcaccacccccaccttcaccaccaccaccaccaccacccccccc ctcaccacccccaccttcaccaccaccaccccccaccttctcaccacccccaccttcaccaccacccccacc cccaccttcaccaccaccacccccaccttcaccaccaccacccccaccttct ccacccccaccttcaccaccaccacccccaccttcaccaccaccacccccac tctcaccacccccaccttcaccaccaccacccccaccttcaccaccaccacccccaccttctccacccccacccccaccttctccaccaccacccccaccatct accaccacccccaccttctcaccacccccaccttcaccaccaccacccccaccttcaccaccaccacccccaccttctccaccaccaccaccttcaccaccaccaccaccaccaccccaccaccacccccctcctccaccaccaccaccccctcctccaccaccacccccaccttctccaccaccacccccctcctccacca atcctccaccaccaccacccccacccccaccacccccaccttcaccaccaccacccccctcctccaccaccaccaccaccagccctatcctccaccaccaccacccccaccacccccaccttcaccaccaccacccccctcctccaccaccaccaccaccaccaccacctccaccaccaccaccaccaccaccaccaccaccaccaccaccatcacccccaccaccaccaccaccaccaccaccaccacccccaccttcaccaccaccaccaccaccacctccaccatcaccaccaccacc cccccctcctccaccaccaccaccaccaccaccacctccaccatcaccaccaccacc cccccctcctccaccaccaccaccatcaccacccccaccaccaccacctccaccatcaccaccaccacca